AGGACAGGCATAGAACGTTGAACAGTTGTTGCTTCCGCCGTTAGCTGAAAAAATTATTTGTATTTTTGATTTCATAGGGATAGAATGGCTTCAAAGGGTTCGGCGTAAGCAACGGGCAGGAGAGTTAGAAGACAGGCTGAGGTTAAGGCTGAGATAAAGAAAAACCTGAAAGGATTGGGCTATGAAATTTGATCCGGCAAAACCTTACAACGATTTACCCCTTTTGCCTCCGAAAGTTGATATAGAAACGAAACCGATACTTAAGAAAACAATTAGCGCCGGGCGAGCGCTGGCAGAATTGAAAGGTCTCGGAGAAACGATCCCAAATCAGTCTATCCTTATCAATTCGTTGGTTTTACAGGAAGCAAAAGCAAGCTCAGAGATTGAAAACATAATTACTACAGAAGATGCCCTGTTCAGAGCATTTACTGCTGCAACAACCCAGATAGATCCGGCGACAAAAGAGGTCCTTCGCTACAGAGAGGCATTGTGGGAAGGTTACAACATGCTCAAGAAAAACAACCTGCTGACAACGAATCTCTTTATCAAAATCTATCAAATAATAAAGCAGAATAAGTCAGGAATAAGGAATACCCCGGGTACAAAGATCAAAAATGTCTCAACCGGAAAGATTGTTTTTACCCCTCCCGAGGGAGAACGAATTATACGTGATAAGCTAAGCAATCTTGAGAAATATATCCATAAAGAGAATTTGGTCGACTCATTAATTAAGCTTGCTGTCAT
This Syntrophorhabdaceae bacterium DNA region includes the following protein-coding sequences:
- a CDS encoding Fic family protein, with amino-acid sequence MKFDPAKPYNDLPLLPPKVDIETKPILKKTISAGRALAELKGLGETIPNQSILINSLVLQEAKASSEIENIITTEDALFRAFTAATTQIDPATKEVLRYREALWEGYNMLKKNNLLTTNLFIKIYQIIKQNKSGIRNTPGTKIKNVSTGKIVFTPPEGERIIRDKLSNLEKYIHKENLVDSLIKLAVIHYQFETIHPFTDGNGRTGRILNTLYLVQKGLLDFPVLYLSKYIIEKKTDYYRLLRRVTEYGEWEPWILYMLDGIEKTAVFTRERILAIRALMSKIAERAKKELPARVYSKELIELLFHQPYTKGQFLIDARIAKRQTAAEYLRELEKIGILEAHKIGKEILYLNTALYSLLSR